In Citrus sinensis cultivar Valencia sweet orange chromosome 3, DVS_A1.0, whole genome shotgun sequence, the sequence TCCAGCTTGTGGACAAAAGCTTGAGTTAAAggttcattaaaaaaaaaaaaatgtgcttGCTTCCATGGATATTCTTGATTTGTGAGTGCATGTGTGGTTTTTCCATAACTCAAATTGCAGTACCACAgagattaaataattttcactaGGCCAAGAGAAGCACGAGCCTTACCCTCCACCACGGCCCAAGCGTCTCCCAGACCTGTCAAATGCAAGTCCTGGCAAAAAGTATCTGATGAATACAATGGACTTTTCATTTCTATACTCTacatgagaaattaaaaagaggaaAATTGACAAGTATACCAGGTAGGAGAAATAAATCCACTGGCTCATTTGCCTGCATTACTGCAACAAGAGAgatatttaaaattcacaacaatttaaagccaaagagagaaaaatgtgTTTTCCTGCTAGTATATATTACAATAGCTTAAGTATATTTTTCATGAGAGAGCTTCAACACAAAGTTGTGGAAGTTTCACAAAAATGGTCCCTTATCATGGAATTGTAAGTTTTTCATTGCAGAAATAATATGTTGATATCCTATATATGCCAAATCCATTTCCTTTTCGACTTcttttgtgtgtgtttgtataatacaaaataagCACAAATTCATAACATAATGAACAACAATATACCATCTTCTCGTTCATTTCCATCAGCATCTACTGGAGCTGGTTCTAAAATATTCATCGAGTTTGCAATTAGATCATCAATACTTGAGATGTGGAACATGCGCATGTGACTATTCTTGTCCTCCACACGTGGCACATAGAGCTTCTTCCTTGTCTTTGTATCACCATCTAAATACAGATACAgcaatattataatttataagaatCACCAGACAGAAAACATACAAATTGGTTACGGCCGCCCCATTTCATCAATCATCACCACATAGGATCTCAAAGACAAATACCCAATACAGGATACAGAACGCACCTGCGTTTGGAATTTGCAGAATTTGAGACAACAACTTTGATGTATCAACTTCTCTCAAAGCAGAGCAACTTATATAGGCACATAGTCTCTGACTAGATTTAAACCACGGGGCTTCTAAAACAATTTTCTGAATTGCATTGTCTggaaccaaaataaaattacaaagagTGCAGTATGTCTTCAACTAACATcaaatataagaatataataataagatgaGATCGAAGTGAAAGAAGGTGCTGACCTTCATGGGATCTTAGCGAGGGGTCCATGAACTTGAGGGTCTTTCGGACTTGGGATCGAAGGATCCGTTTTTGCTGGAAAATGGACTCCAGATcatgttctttttcttcaggGTTGCTGCTGTCGTTGCTCTGGCTCATCGTGCCCACAAAATAGCAACCAGCAAGGTAGGTGGAGAGGAGTGACTTTGTTGGTTTTGTGTGCGCATTGCCCTTTGGGTCGTCAGCAAAAGCCAACCTCTCTCCTCTGGCTGTCTTAGcccattctttttttttcctcttttcttttaattattttttcattaatgcATTTGCATCCCTGAAGACTTTGGTTTTGTGTTCGCCACccaagcaaagaaaaaaaataaaataaaatgaagggTTGTGTTTATTTCCTAAAAAAGGGTTTATTGAAGCATATTAaagattgtattatttttccttaaaaagaaaatgatatcaTTGATGGCATCACTGTATAtatgatttataaataaataattatttataatttaaatatcctttattttaattacataatatttttttatttcattaatatttgaggagagattttttttcaccTTATTCTTGAGGTCTAGAATACTGTTCGAGCATCTCCTGCATGTGTGTGAAcatatttcctttctttatgTTATTGTTACactataatgtaaaaatatgtagcaataaaaatattcataataaAACCCCAAGATACGTaatatttaaagataaaagatgGGAAAAAGTCCATATTCCATTTGGccaaatttatgaatttataaaagtatgaaaaaaataataaatagataacaTTGCAGGGACCATACTTTAAAATCTTGCTTCTGAATTCctgataacaaaataataatgctCAGCTGCAAACCAACAATAGCATTACAACTGAGTTCGAGGGCCAAGGCAAATCCACTACCTTGTATCTCTCTTCAAACCCTAACCCTAATCGCAAATCTACGATGACCTGAACCTTCATCCAGCCCTCATTGCCCGTGCTCACGCTTCACTGTCCGATCACAGAATCATATCTAAAGGCGTCGAACGAAATCTCAAACGATGCCGTCGCAGGCCGATCTGGACCGTCAGATCGAGCACTTGATGCAGTGCAAGCCGTTGCCGGAACAGGAGGTAAAGATTTTGTGCGAGCAAGCGAGAGCTATTCTTGTGGAGGAATGGAACGTGCAACCCGTCAAATGCCCGGTCACCGTCTGCGGCGACATTCACGGACAGTTTCACGATCTCGTCGAGCTTTTTCGCATAGGTGGCAACGCTCCTGATACCAATTATCTCTTCATGGGCGACTATGTTGGTCAGTTCCTGTGGTGAATTTATTTGACTATAGTTAGTAGGTTTTTTACTTTCCAATTTTTGAGTTTCTGTCAAGGTTTTCTTATCGTGTTGTGATATTATGGAGATATTTGCAATGTCTAGATatgattatgaattttattatgattttccCCCAATACAAATTTGCATGATGGGTAGTTTAGAGAGTGTGTTTATCGCATTGCCTCGATTACTTTATCTAAATTATCTAAATTAAAGTTACAGGATatgcatatattttatatgaagTTAACCTAACCTGTTTTGAACGAAGCTAAGCTTTAGGCCAGTATTTTGTCCTCAGGGAAGTCCATGGGGGTGTAAACATTAGTTGGAGCTGCTGGTTTCAATGAGTATGTGTGACTAACAGAAATGGAGTGGTGCTTTTCATGGATCAATATGCAACTTGatttgacaataaataaactatGTGCTAGAGGGAAGATACTTTCTCTAGCAACTAGCATGTTTTTCTAAGAGTTGTTTTATCAAGATAACCATGGATAGAACACTGATAATGTAGATATATAGCGATTTAATTGACAAAGCAATTTCAAGTAACTTAGGACTTGTAACAGGCTTATATAAGCTACGCATCTTTCAAATGTAATATGCATTTGTTAAACATATTATAGTATTCCTACACCTGAAAGATATAGTTTCCACATTTGTTATTGGATTAGCAGTTTCAGCCTTGATCCATATTCAAATGACTTTTGCAGCACATTCTGTTTCTCTTGTTATGATATATTAACTTTTAGACTTTCTATCCAAGTGGTGACTCCGTTTCTTGCTGAACCTTTGACTTTTAGAAGTTGATGTGCAACGATGCTGAGGATCAAAGCACTGGTGATGTAAGCAAAAGAAGAAAGTACTGGTATTTGGATGATTTTGATAAGTTAGCTCAAAAAGTGGAAGAAGTGGATATGAAAGCCAATTTACTATAGgataaaagtgattttaagtTGGAGGTAGAGTTAATTGTTGTTGGAGATGAtatctaaataaaatcaacTACGACATCaatgatataattaatctcATGCTTGAAAGTTGTAACCAAGGTTTCCTAGTGTATCTGATTAAGGTTGTCAGtggttttactttttatttctttcaacttTAGCTACAGACTTTGTCCATACATCTTCTTTTATCAGATTGTCATTGATTGTTGTGTTGTGATATTATGCAGATCGTGGATACTACTCAGTAGAGACCGTCACTCTTTTAGTTGCTCTGAAAGTACGTTATAGAGATAGAATAACAATTCTGAGGGGAAATCATGAGAGTCGTCAGATAACTCAAGTGTAAGAATATAGTTGTTCAAATTCAATCCATTGAAAAGTAGCAATCACTGTTTCATTGATCATCAACAAAAAGATGTCTCTGCACTTTTGATGTCCAGCATGTACTCCTGTTCAtatttcatttagttttaaCATAAAGGGGTGCTAGCCGAATTGTTCTCTTATTTTGTTAAGCAATTCTAGTCAAATTAGTGCGAGTTTAGTGAAGAGATACAGAGAATTTCCCTGTGTTCCAAAGTGgttatttaactaaattactttaaaaaattgtggGTAATTTGGGTGTTGGGTGTTCTATGTTCGGTCATTTTGGTCCAGCAGTCTAGGCTTATGTCAAAATAACTTGATGGTTTCATTTTTCAGGTATGGATTTTATGATGaatgtttgagaaaatatggaaatGCTAATGTCTGGAAGCATTTCACTGACCTTTTTGATTATCTGCCACTTACAGCTCTAATTGAGAGTcaggtttgaattttattaaacagaAATTCTCTGTTTAAATCCTTGTATTGTGGCTGACAAATATCATCTGTAAATCTTTTTGCAGGTTTTCTGCTTGCACGGAGGACTTTCCCCATCTTTGGATACATTAGATAATATACGTGCTCTGGACCGTATACAGGAGGTAGTCCACCATTTTACCTTGATTGGTTGCAAATTTATCCCTTCCTATTTCCCTGACAGCCCGTTACATTCATTCCATTTGGTTCCCACATGTTCCAATGTTAACTAGAAACACAAGCACTTCTTGTCATATGAATCATTACTGCATGATTTACATTTCATCTCAATCAAAATGCTTTTCCAACCTCCTCAATTcttgttgatattttttttttgttacatgAAAGTAGGTTCCTCATGAGGGCCCGATGTGTGATCTCTTATGGTCTGATCCCGACGATCGATGTGGATGGGGAATATCTCCTCGGGGTGCTGGGTACACATTTGGGCAGGATATAGCTTCACAGTTCAACCATACTAATGGGCTGACTCTTATTTCTAGAGCTCACCAGCTCGTAATGGACGGATACAATTGGTGCCAAGTATGACAATTATTAATGAAAGTAGAattagttttgatttgttatttctagagattttattcatttgtttgctTACCATAATTCGTGTAGGACAAGAATGTGGTGACAGTGTTCAGTGCACCAAATTACTGCTACCGGTGTGGAAATATGGCTGCAATTCTTGAGATTGGGGAGAATATGGAGCagaattttcttcaatttgacCCGGCGCCTCGTCAAATTGAGCCTGACACCACACGCAGGACTCCCGACTATTTTTTGTGATTGCCATGGATTCCACTGgtgaattttattctttaatgtTGTGTTTTTGTAGATGTCTCTTACAAAAACTGAGTTATTGTTTTTAGTCAAAGGAGAGACAAGACGAAGCCATTGTTCTTGTCATTCTTTTGATCGAAGTTTTTATGATGCTGGGTTCATGTGAGTTTATAGGTCCGATCTGTAGTAGCTTCTTTTGTATTCTAAAATGggaagaaaatggaaatgtCATGCTGTGTTGACGTGTGAATTTTACATCCTTAGGTGAAACATTCGCCCATTCCAATACTACTTGGGAAGGTATCTATCCCAAATTcccatttcaaaattttaatataagaaATGAAATCGGGCCCCAAGGCGAACTCAGACTATTTCGAGG encodes:
- the LOC102622563 gene encoding serine/threonine-protein phosphatase PP2A catalytic subunit-like isoform X2; translated protein: MPSQADLDRQIEHLMQCKPLPEQEVKILCEQARAILVEEWNVQPVKCPVTVCGDIHGQFHDLVELFRIGGNAPDTNYLFMGDYVDRGYYSVETVTLLVALKVRYRDRITILRGNHESRQITQVYGFYDECLRKYGNANVWKHFTDLFDYLPLTALIESQVFCLHGGLSPSLDTLDNIRALDRIQE
- the LOC102622960 gene encoding 5-formyltetrahydrofolate cyclo-ligase, mitochondrial, giving the protein MSQSNDSSNPEEKEHDLESIFQQKRILRSQVRKTLKFMDPSLRSHEDNAIQKIVLEAPWFKSSQRLCAYISCSALREVDTSKLLSQILQIPNADGDTKTRKKLYVPRVEDKNSHMRMFHISSIDDLIANSMNILEPAPVDADGNEREDVMQANEPVDLFLLPGLAFDRSGRRLGRGGGYYDTFLKKYQELAKERNWRQPLFVALSYSLQIMDEGIISATPKDMPVDALVSPSGVIPISAAALDRMQF
- the LOC102622563 gene encoding serine/threonine-protein phosphatase PP2A catalytic subunit-like isoform X1; translation: MPSQADLDRQIEHLMQCKPLPEQEVKILCEQARAILVEEWNVQPVKCPVTVCGDIHGQFHDLVELFRIGGNAPDTNYLFMGDYVDRGYYSVETVTLLVALKVRYRDRITILRGNHESRQITQVYGFYDECLRKYGNANVWKHFTDLFDYLPLTALIESQVFCLHGGLSPSLDTLDNIRALDRIQEVPHEGPMCDLLWSDPDDRCGWGISPRGAGYTFGQDIASQFNHTNGLTLISRAHQLVMDGYNWCQDKNVVTVFSAPNYCYRCGNMAAILEIGENMEQNFLQFDPAPRQIEPDTTRRTPDYFL